A region from the Enoplosus armatus isolate fEnoArm2 chromosome 24, fEnoArm2.hap1, whole genome shotgun sequence genome encodes:
- the LOC139306825 gene encoding NGFI-A-binding protein 1-like: MAAVLPRTLGELQLYRILQRANLLYYYEAFIQQGGDDVQQLCEAGEEEFLEIMALVGMASKPLHVRRLQKALRDWVTNPAIFNQPLTSLPVCSIPVYKLPEGSPTLLNAQDRSNTASVKMPKAIAAACSDPGKLDVARDKVSAGSPLQGSSEARFWSGHSNDSEHSLSPSDLGSPSSPRDALEALDAAAVQSVLECVDRMAPGLPKTDLAEVKEQLKNNKKLAKMIGHIFEMSDDDPRREEEIRKYSAIYGRFDSKRRDGKHLTLHELTVNEAAAQLCMRDMALLTRRDELFGLARQISREVTYKYTYRTSKSRCGDRDEPSPKRIKTEENFFDIQEALQAIHMRQEMLREQLACAKSKGEETVGRNLQMQLERLLARQMEILQDAAVQERLQALDWRIPPAALKYLNDAQNTNGAAADASRDNQDERPINLRVVSQNMQEGDLPLGKQLANELKRHHNHNNNNTDETKTPATENGTSQRASSNTEKKTIKSEPEDST; this comes from the exons ATGGCGGCGGTGTTGCCGAGAACCCTGGGTGAGCTGCAGCTCTACCGGATCCTGCAGCGGGCGAACCTGCTCTACTACTACGAGGCCTTCATCCAGCAGGGCGGCGACGAcgtgcagcagctgtgtgaggcCGGGGAGGAGGAGTTCCTGGAGATCATGGCCCTTGTCGGCATGGCCAGCAAGCCGCTGCATGTGCGCCGCCTGCAGAAGGCGCTGCGGGACTGGGTCACCAACCCGGCCATCTTCAACCAGCCGCTCACGTCGCTCCCCGTCTGCAGCATCCCCGTCTACAAGCTGCCCGAGGGTTCTCCCACGCTGCTGAACGCGCAGGACCGATCCAACACCGCCAGCGTCAAGATGCCCAAAGCCATCGCCGCAGCCTGCTCCGACCCGGGGAAGCTGGATGTGGCACGGGACAAAGTGTCAGCCGGGTCGCCCCTGCAGGGCAGCAGCGAGGCTCGATTCTGGTCGGGCCACAGCAACGACAGCGAGCACAGCCTGTCGCCGTCAGATCTCGGCTCCCCATCGTCACCGAGAGACGCATTAGAGGCTCTGGACGCCGCAGCCGTCCAGTCAGTCCTGGAGTGTGTGGACAGGATGGCACCGGGACTTCCTAAGACAGACCTAGCTGAGGTCAAAGAGCAGCTGAAGAACAACAAGAAACTGGCAAAGATGATCGGACACATCTTTGAAATGAGCGATGATGACCCACGGAGGGAAGAGGAGATTCGTAAATACAGCGCCATTTATGGACGCTTTGACTCCAAGAGGAGGGATGGCAAACACCTGACGCTGCATGAG CTGACGGTGAACGAGGCCGCGGCTCAGCTCTGTATGAGGGACATGGCTCTGCTGACACGTCGAGACGAGCTGTTCGGACTGGCCCGCCAGATTTCCAGAGAGGTCACCTATAAATACACCTACCGCACCAGCAA GTCTCGCTGTGGAGACAGAGACGAGCCGTCCCCTAAAAGGATTAAAACAGAG GAGAACTTCTTCGACATCCAGGAGGCGCTGCAGGCCATCCACATGAGGCAGGAGATGCTGAGGGAGCAGCTGGCCTGCGCCAAGTCGAAAGGAGAAGAAACCGTCGGACGAAATCTGCAG ATGCAGCTGGAGCGTCTGCTGGCCAGGCAGATGGAGATCCTGCAGGACGCTGCCGTCCAGGAGCGACTCCAGGCTCTGGACTGGAGGATCCCACCCGCCGCCTTAAAGTACCTCAACGACGCCCAGAACACCAACGGAGCTGCCGCTGACGCCAGCAGAGACAACCAAG aTGAACGACCAATCAACTTGAGGGTGGTTAGTCAGAACATGCAGGAAGGCGACCTCCCATTGGGCAAGCAGCTAGCCAATGAACTGAAGCGCcatcacaaccacaacaacaacaacacagatgagACCAAAACACCAGCAACAG AAAACGGGACGTCGCAGCGAGCGTCcagcaacacagagaagaagaccaTAAAGTCAGAGCCGGAAGACTCCACATAG
- the glsa gene encoding glutaminase a, producing MLHFRSTVALKELFQTQLKRPLAGRVGVKAAPATSACFSTVSVDGRSLGRGRAFAGWRRHGVRGFCSKGDGHNEASKDSSAEKRRKAGILPSLEDLLFYTIAEGQEKIPAHKFTTALKATGLRTGDPRLKECMEMLKVTVKTTSDGALDRHLFKKCVQSNIVLLTQAFRKKFVIPDFQSFSAHIDELYDNAKNMSGGQVADYIPQLARFSPDLWAAALCTVDGQRHTVGDTKVPFCLQSCVKPLKYAIAVHDHGTEYVHRFIGKEPSGLRFNKLFLNEEDKPHNPMVNAGAIVCTSLIKQGASNAEKFDYVMNFMNKLAGNEYVGFSNATFQSERESGDRNFAIGYYLKEKKCFPEGTDMTSILDFYFQLCSIEVTCESASVMAATLANGGFCPITGERVLSPEAVRNTLSLMHSCGMYDFSGQFAFHVGLPAKSGVAGGILLVVPNVMGIMCWSPPLDKLGNSVRGIQFCTDLVSLCNFHNYDNLRHFAKKLDPRREGGDQRVKSVINLLFAAYTGDVSALRRFALSSMDMEQRDYDSRTALHVAAAEGHAEVVRFLLEACKVNSVPKDRWGNTPMDEAVHFGHHDVVTILRDYHTQYSATPDKQNAEKNLDGML from the exons atgttacattttcGGTCAACGGTTGCGCTCAAGGAGTTATTTCAAACCCAGCTGAAGCGTCCGTTGGCAGGTAGAGTTGGTGTTAAAGCGGCACCTGCAACCTCCGCCTGCTTCAGCACCGTTAGTGTGGATGGGAGGTCGCTGGGCAGAGGGAGGGCATTTGCCGGGTGGAGAAGGCACGGCGTGAGAGGCTTTTGCTCCAAGGGTGACGGCCACAATGAAGCCTCCAAGGACTCTTCAGCAGAGAA GAGAAGAAAGGCAGGCATCCTGCCCAGTCTGGAGGACCTGCTCTTCTACACCATCGCAGAGGGCCAGGAAAAAATCCCTGCTCACAAATTCACTACA GCTCTTAAAGCAACAGGGCTTCGCACAGGAGACCCCCGGCTGAAAGAATGTATGGAGATGCTGAAGGTGACTGTAAAGACGACCTCTGACGGAGCACTGGACCGACACCTCTTCAAAAA ATGTGTCCAGAGCAACATCGTTCTGCTCACCCAGGCCTTCAGGAAGAAGTTTGTCATCCCAGACTTCCAGTCCTTCTCTGCCCACATCGATGAGCTCTATGACAACGccaaaaacatgtctggagggcAG GTGGCCGACTACATTCCCCAGCTGGCCCGCTTCAGCCCAGACCTGTGGGCCGCCGCCCTGTGCACTGTCGATGGACAGAG GCACACTGTCGGCGACACCAAGGttcctttctgtctgcagtcttGTGTTAAGCCGCTGAAATACGCCATCGCCGTTCACGACCACGGCACCGAGTACGTGCACCGCTTCATCGGCAAAGAGCCCAGCGGTCTGCGATTCAACAAGCTCTTCCTGAACGAGGAGG ATAAACCACACAACCCCATGGTTAATGCTGGCGCTATCGTCTGTACCTCGCTCATTAAG caaGGGGCAAGCAACGCTGAAAAGTTTGATTAT GTCATGAACTTCATGAACAAACTGGCAGGAAACGAGTATGTTGGCTTCAGCAATGCCAC TTTCCAGTCGGAGCGAGAGTCTGGAGACAGAAACTTTGCCATCGGCTACTacctgaaggagaagaag tgttttccagagGGGACAGACATGACCTCCATCCTCGACTTCTATTTTCAG TTGTGCTCCATCGAGGTGACCTGTGAGAGTGCCAGCGTCATGGCAGCAACGCTGGCCAACGGCGGCTTCTGTCCAATCACAGGAGAGCGTGTGCTGAGCCCCGAGGCGGTGCGAAACACTCTGAGTCTGATGCATTCCTGCGGCATGTATGACTTCTCCGGACAGTTCGCTTTCCAC GTCGGCCTGCCAGCTAAATCTGGTGTCGCTGGTGGGATCCTGCTGGTCGTTCCTAACGTGATGGGCATCATGTGTTGGTCTCCTCCACTCGACAAGCTGGGCAACAGCGTCAGAGGCATCCAGTTCTGCACA GACCTGGTTTCCCTCTGTAACTTTCACAACTATGATAACCTGAGACACTTTGCTAAGAAACTGGATCCtcgcagggagggaggagaccAGAGG gtgaaGTCAGTGATCaatctgctgtttgctgcttaCACTGGAGACGTGTCAGCCCTGAGGAG GTTTGCATTGTCCTCCATGGATATGGAGCAGAGGGACTATGACTCCAGGACGGCCCTGCACGTGGCAGCTGCTGAAG gacacGCTGAGGTGGTTCGCTTCCTGTTGGAGGCCTGTAAAGTCAACTCAGTTCCCAAAGACAG GTGGGGGAACACACCGATGGATGAAGCGGTCCACTTCGGCCACCACGACGTGGTCACCATCCTCCGTGACTACCACACCCAGTACAGCGCCACCCCCGACAAGCAGAATGCAGAGAAGAACCTGGACGGGATGCTCTGA